One window from the genome of Dolosigranulum savutiense encodes:
- the rpoN gene encoding RNA polymerase factor sigma-54, with protein sequence MNQDDRMNQSNQLNRSTTHWHQSMGLLQLERVDVSHYIHDYMMENPLVKLESDDELDHTDRADGYDVELHHSQLTLFEFIVEQVELFYRKTPLHEVVMWWVRQLDTDGYVMKSVEEGMNETGQSEVMVIDGLTLLQQLDPPGIGARDLREALMLQVERLDEAPPLTYDILKQQFDALVNRRFSEITGEFGIEWEAVQHVFQFVQKLSPVPASLYIPPRTEMVYPELEVMVQGGQISVRETPYKTPLIEFDQAYYEELKAIDKPSVQSYIQAKKQEFDQLNQALQERREIIKRVGTAIVMAQSDYFLQEGASLQTIHLSDLAQQLQLSVGTISRAVRGTYLQTTHGTVALKSLLSKRSVVDNQTQAALKEAIEALIAAEDKQAPLSDQQIAQQLAEQNQKLSRQGVKKYREQLGIGSSHARRQQYEDGKKG encoded by the coding sequence ATGAATCAAGATGATAGAATGAACCAATCAAATCAATTAAACCGATCAACCACACATTGGCACCAATCAATGGGGTTGTTGCAACTTGAACGTGTCGATGTATCGCACTATATTCATGATTATATGATGGAAAATCCGTTAGTTAAATTGGAGTCGGATGATGAATTAGATCATACCGATCGAGCGGATGGGTATGATGTGGAATTGCATCATTCACAACTGACATTATTTGAATTTATTGTCGAGCAGGTGGAATTATTTTACCGAAAAACACCCCTTCATGAAGTGGTGATGTGGTGGGTGCGCCAGTTAGATACGGATGGGTATGTGATGAAATCCGTTGAAGAAGGAATGAATGAAACAGGCCAGAGTGAAGTGATGGTGATTGATGGGTTGACCCTTCTACAACAATTGGACCCACCAGGGATTGGAGCACGTGACTTACGCGAAGCCTTGATGCTACAAGTAGAACGATTGGATGAGGCACCACCATTAACGTATGACATCTTAAAACAGCAGTTCGATGCGCTCGTTAATCGACGCTTCAGTGAGATAACTGGTGAGTTCGGCATTGAATGGGAAGCTGTTCAGCACGTTTTTCAGTTTGTTCAGAAGTTAAGTCCAGTGCCAGCTAGCTTATACATACCACCGCGAACAGAGATGGTATATCCCGAGTTGGAAGTGATGGTGCAAGGCGGACAGATCAGTGTTAGAGAGACCCCTTATAAGACCCCACTAATTGAGTTTGACCAGGCGTATTATGAGGAGTTGAAAGCGATCGATAAGCCGAGTGTTCAGAGCTATATCCAAGCAAAAAAACAAGAATTTGATCAGTTAAATCAAGCTCTCCAAGAACGGCGAGAGATTATTAAGCGTGTCGGTACGGCGATAGTGATGGCCCAGTCCGATTATTTCTTGCAGGAAGGTGCATCGCTGCAGACCATTCACTTGAGTGACTTAGCCCAACAATTACAACTAAGTGTGGGGACGATCTCGCGTGCGGTTCGCGGAACTTATTTACAAACGACTCATGGTACGGTAGCCTTGAAGAGCTTGTTGTCAAAACGTTCAGTGGTGGATAATCAAACGCAAGCAGCGCTGAAGGAAGCTATCGAAGCCTTAATTGCGGCAGAAGATAAGCAAGCTCCCTTATCGGATCAACAAATTGCGCAACAGTTGGCTGAACAAAACCAAAAACTATCACGGCAGGGTGTGAAGAAATATCGTGAGCAGTTAGGGATTGGATCAAGTCATGCGCGTCGCCAGCAGTATGAGGACGGAAAGAAGGGTTAA
- a CDS encoding helix-turn-helix transcriptional regulator, with protein sequence MITIKDIVRGAGASIATVSRALNGKEGVSEETKNHVLEIVDNLEYRSNALARGLKLNRTNTIGVLFPEMSSQILKFYYQCLYL encoded by the coding sequence GTGATCACTATAAAAGATATTGTAAGAGGAGCAGGCGCATCTATTGCAACTGTATCGAGAGCCTTAAATGGAAAAGAAGGTGTATCTGAAGAAACAAAAAATCATGTATTAGAAATTGTAGATAATTTAGAATATCGGAGTAACGCACTTGCTCGAGGGTTAAAACTAAACAGAACAAATACAATTGGTGTCTTATTTCCAGAGATGTCAAGTCAAATTTTAAAATTCTATTATCAATGTTTATATTTATAG
- a CDS encoding carbohydrate ABC transporter permease, whose protein sequence is MNEIFGSFAWFTNNPTIKSYIAAFTQRPLLRYLFNSLVVSSITTVFSITVASFTSYAITRLPIKGKTIILGGVLAASMFPQIAIISPIFNLITRLGLRNSFSGLVIPYISITLPLAIWILSTFFKKIPYSLEESAKLDGATPFQTFRKIIFPLAAPGVFTTAILVFIAAWNEYLFALTINSDDRWRTVPVGISMYQSQYTIPWGDITAATIIVTIPIVILVLIFQRRIVAGLTSGAVKE, encoded by the coding sequence GTGAATGAAATTTTTGGTTCTTTTGCATGGTTCACTAATAATCCTACAATTAAATCATATATTGCAGCTTTTACTCAAAGACCATTATTACGATATTTGTTTAATAGTTTAGTTGTATCATCCATAACCACTGTCTTTTCAATTACCGTAGCATCATTTACATCATATGCTATTACACGACTTCCTATAAAAGGGAAAACAATAATATTAGGAGGAGTTCTAGCAGCATCAATGTTCCCACAAATTGCAATTATTTCTCCAATATTTAATTTAATAACTAGACTAGGATTAAGAAATAGTTTTAGTGGACTAGTCATCCCCTATATATCCATTACATTACCACTGGCTATTTGGATATTATCTACATTCTTTAAAAAAATACCATATTCACTTGAAGAATCAGCTAAATTAGATGGGGCAACGCCATTTCAAACATTTCGAAAAATTATTTTTCCACTGGCTGCTCCGGGAGTGTTTACAACTGCAATATTAGTATTTATTGCAGCATGGAATGAATATCTTTTTGCACTTACAATTAACAGTGATGATAGATGGAGAACAGTTCCTGTTGGAATATCTATGTACCAGAGTCAATATACTATACCTTGGGGAGATATTACTGCAGCTACAATAATTGTTACTATTCCAATTGTAATATTAGTTTTAATTTTCCAGAGAAGAATAGTGGCTGGATTAACTTCAGGAGCAGTTAAAGAATAA
- the murE gene encoding UDP-N-acetylmuramyl-tripeptide synthetase — protein MYTITLTELRDLLIQHNLLRAVNDHGQYYYDKWDNTPSDQPMTHLSYNSQDVSEETLFFCKGASFKETYVKQAIEAGVSCYIAEKSYDVVGTIGFIVTDIREAMAVVAREFYQRPDEQLKLVGITGTKGKTTTTFLTRSILEEAQPGQTAFISTLAISLDGRSQRPANLTTPEALDLWAMLAEARSNQMRTVLMEVSSQAFKMKRVFGVQFDIAAFLNFSPDHIGVNEHPSLEDYLYCKTELLKHARTTVINRQLADYEFIQQVAQHYSQQVISYGVDQGDYTLDLTVGKAEDFAIESARDPLELTGHYQLGLPGDFNKENALCGAIISRLLSTEVAAIQAGLAHASVPGRMEHTAFGKDNHIYVDFAHNYISLKRLLDFIVDRYPDHRLTVILGAPGGKGESRRADMGKVLSDYTGEVILTEDDPNFDSVEAISEQIASHIVGESMKPAFIPDRVNAIETAVERAKYSQQEVIVIAGKGSDQYMIKQGKKNPYIGDHILVKTLIQGADK, from the coding sequence ATGTATACAATAACATTAACGGAATTAAGAGATTTATTGATCCAGCATAATTTATTAAGAGCAGTGAACGATCATGGTCAATATTACTATGATAAATGGGATAACACCCCATCTGATCAGCCAATGACCCATTTATCATACAATTCACAAGATGTATCGGAAGAGACACTATTCTTTTGCAAGGGGGCATCTTTTAAGGAAACTTATGTCAAACAAGCAATCGAGGCGGGTGTGTCGTGCTATATTGCGGAGAAGTCCTATGATGTAGTTGGTACGATCGGGTTCATCGTGACCGATATTCGAGAAGCAATGGCAGTTGTGGCGCGTGAATTCTATCAACGACCGGATGAGCAGTTGAAGTTAGTCGGAATTACCGGAACAAAGGGAAAGACGACAACCACTTTTTTGACCCGCTCAATTTTGGAAGAAGCACAGCCGGGACAGACGGCATTTATTTCAACTTTAGCAATCAGTCTAGATGGAAGAAGTCAACGTCCGGCTAACTTAACAACACCGGAGGCACTTGATTTATGGGCGATGCTCGCTGAAGCCCGATCGAATCAGATGAGAACCGTACTTATGGAAGTGTCATCGCAAGCATTCAAGATGAAGCGCGTGTTTGGAGTGCAGTTTGATATTGCCGCGTTTTTGAATTTTTCACCGGATCATATCGGGGTGAATGAACACCCATCGTTGGAAGATTATCTTTATTGCAAGACAGAACTGTTGAAGCATGCTCGTACTACAGTTATTAATCGTCAGTTGGCTGATTATGAATTTATCCAGCAAGTAGCTCAACATTATAGTCAACAAGTGATTAGCTATGGCGTTGATCAAGGAGACTACACGTTAGATTTGACAGTTGGTAAAGCAGAAGACTTCGCAATTGAGTCTGCAAGAGATCCATTAGAGTTGACGGGGCATTATCAGTTAGGGCTACCCGGTGATTTTAATAAAGAAAATGCACTGTGTGGGGCGATTATTAGCCGATTGCTCTCAACTGAAGTAGCTGCTATTCAAGCGGGATTAGCCCATGCATCGGTTCCGGGACGGATGGAACATACCGCATTTGGTAAGGACAATCATATTTATGTTGATTTTGCTCATAATTATATTAGTCTCAAGCGTCTACTTGACTTTATTGTGGATCGTTACCCGGATCACCGTTTAACCGTCATTCTTGGAGCTCCCGGTGGAAAAGGAGAATCGCGCCGAGCGGATATGGGCAAGGTGCTCTCTGATTACACAGGTGAAGTCATCTTAACCGAAGATGATCCGAACTTTGATAGTGTAGAAGCCATTTCTGAACAAATCGCTTCTCATATTGTGGGAGAATCAATGAAACCAGCCTTCATACCAGACCGGGTGAATGCAATCGAAACTGCTGTCGAGAGAGCGAAATATAGTCAGCAGGAAGTGATTGTCATTGCTGGGAAAGGGAGCGATCAATATATGATTAAGCAGGGCAAGAAGAATCCATATATTGGTGATCATATCTTAGTGAAGACATTAATTCAAGGAGCCGATAAATAA
- a CDS encoding PucR family transcriptional regulator, whose translation MKIHDLKQLEILSTAIFHTHNVGLDNHIESIMVLEALDIEQWGSENQILLSSYIAFKDCSQEELQLFFEKLVAIKISGLIIKTGRFINSIPDHFVHLCFVHQIPLIEVKNKILYEDIVVAIHQPLLNHDSYLLKLYFDSHKKFSNLNLGTSSYSDLLYMFSNMINLQCQLYSYENNLQIKTYNFPTSNFKSLTKNNIQTKFVKNNYTLEEVISLETQETSWFLYITSKKSPKISIHIQLETDNISDTLLMITENFIDIMSIKIQNDALSKNKNFIDLNNIASSILFNHALNPSSYKRLLVEANLDQFSQYQLLTITHTLSSKQLDILKQEVKKISSHFIYCENINFIYFIFNIPHPSHLDINYLKDLAKNYNNTFFYLSNCSSAENINMLYSQCTDMINFNNNFNLDNLVIYNELGVLKSLISLNTNEINDLIPEQLKKLYHEENVLFDTFVTFINCNKDYKETSNQLFVHPKTVRYRINKIQTILNFSIQDSMQFLNYTIGAILLELYS comes from the coding sequence ATGAAAATACACGACTTAAAGCAACTAGAAATTTTGTCTACTGCTATTTTTCATACACATAATGTTGGATTAGATAATCATATAGAATCAATTATGGTATTAGAAGCTTTAGATATTGAACAATGGGGAAGTGAAAATCAAATATTATTATCATCATATATTGCATTTAAGGATTGCTCCCAGGAAGAATTACAACTTTTTTTCGAAAAACTAGTCGCAATAAAAATTAGCGGTTTAATCATAAAGACCGGGAGATTTATCAATTCTATCCCCGATCATTTTGTACATCTATGTTTTGTACATCAAATCCCACTAATTGAAGTAAAAAACAAGATATTATATGAAGACATTGTAGTTGCTATTCATCAACCACTTTTAAATCATGATTCTTATTTATTAAAGCTCTATTTTGATTCTCATAAAAAGTTTTCAAACTTAAACTTGGGTACTTCCTCTTATTCAGATTTATTATATATGTTTTCAAACATGATAAATCTACAATGTCAACTTTATTCTTATGAAAATAACCTACAAATTAAAACCTATAATTTTCCAACTTCAAATTTTAAATCTTTAACCAAAAATAATATACAAACAAAATTTGTAAAAAATAACTACACTTTGGAAGAAGTTATTTCATTAGAGACTCAAGAAACTTCCTGGTTTTTATATATAACTAGTAAAAAATCACCTAAAATATCTATTCATATACAATTAGAGACAGATAATATTTCTGACACACTATTAATGATTACAGAAAATTTTATCGATATAATGTCTATAAAAATACAAAATGATGCTTTATCTAAAAATAAAAATTTTATTGATTTAAATAATATTGCATCATCTATATTATTTAATCATGCATTAAATCCTTCTAGTTATAAGAGATTGTTAGTTGAAGCTAATCTAGACCAGTTCAGCCAATATCAACTACTTACTATCACACATACACTCAGTAGTAAACAACTAGATATACTCAAACAGGAGGTCAAAAAAATATCTTCACACTTTATATACTGTGAAAATATAAATTTTATATATTTTATTTTTAATATTCCCCATCCAAGTCATCTGGATATTAACTATTTGAAAGATCTTGCAAAGAACTACAATAACACTTTTTTCTACCTAAGTAATTGTAGTTCTGCAGAAAATATTAATATGTTGTATTCACAATGTACCGATATGATAAACTTTAATAATAATTTTAACTTAGATAATTTGGTAATTTATAACGAGCTAGGCGTACTTAAGTCACTAATTTCTTTAAATACTAATGAAATTAACGATTTAATTCCTGAACAATTGAAAAAACTTTATCACGAAGAGAATGTATTGTTTGATACATTTGTAACATTCATTAATTGTAATAAAGATTACAAAGAAACAAGTAACCAGTTATTTGTACATCCTAAAACTGTAAGGTATCGAATTAATAAAATTCAAACAATATTAAATTTTTCTATTCAAGATTCAATGCAATTTTTAAACTATACAATTGGAGCAATTTTACTTGAATTATATTCATAA
- a CDS encoding alpha-glucosidase: protein MFMSWWKKAVVYQVYPKSFNDTTGSGVGDLAGITEKLDYLKELGITVIWLSPVYESPGDDNGYDISNYEQIDPAFGTMEDMEQLIAEAKKRGIYIVMDLVVNHTSDEHEWFEEAKSSRDNPYRDYYIWRDPVDGGAPNDLQSTFGGSAWEYSEETGQYYLHLFSKKQPDLNWENPAMRQDVYQMMNFWLDKGIGGFRLDVIDLIGKQPDQLVTADGPKLHDYLQEMNEATFGHQDVLTVGETWSATVQNAKQYSNPDGSELSMVFQFEHILLDQQDDGEKWDLKSLNLVDLKRTLAKWQTELGDEGWNSLFWNNHDTPRIVSRWGNDKEYRQESAKLFAILLHLMKGTPYIYQGEEIGMTNYEMASLDDIYDIESINMYHERLAAGHSEADILTSINAKGRDHARTPMQWRGDQAHAGFTAGQPWIPVNDNFTEINVAQNLAEEDSVFATYQQLIQYRRDHDIVVKGDFQLLYPDHPAVFAYKRQWQDNAFVVFANVSEEVQTVDVAELSLHDVIINNYDEVTVRDGQLTLEPYQAIAITID, encoded by the coding sequence ATGTTTATGAGTTGGTGGAAAAAAGCGGTTGTCTATCAAGTATATCCAAAGAGTTTTAATGATACGACGGGAAGTGGTGTCGGTGATCTTGCCGGTATTACGGAAAAATTAGATTATCTGAAGGAGCTAGGTATTACAGTCATTTGGCTTAGTCCCGTTTATGAGTCACCTGGTGATGATAATGGCTATGATATTAGTAATTATGAACAGATTGATCCGGCATTTGGAACGATGGAAGATATGGAGCAGTTAATTGCGGAAGCGAAAAAACGTGGTATCTACATTGTGATGGATCTGGTCGTTAATCATACGAGTGATGAACATGAATGGTTTGAAGAAGCAAAATCAAGTCGGGATAATCCCTACCGCGATTACTATATTTGGCGGGATCCTGTTGATGGTGGGGCGCCGAACGATCTTCAATCGACATTCGGTGGTTCAGCATGGGAATATTCTGAGGAAACTGGCCAATATTACTTGCATTTATTCAGCAAGAAGCAGCCTGATTTGAACTGGGAAAATCCAGCCATGCGCCAAGATGTCTATCAGATGATGAATTTTTGGCTGGACAAAGGCATTGGAGGCTTCCGTCTTGATGTGATTGACTTGATTGGGAAGCAACCAGATCAACTTGTGACAGCGGATGGACCGAAGCTGCATGATTACTTGCAGGAGATGAATGAGGCAACGTTTGGTCATCAAGATGTCTTGACAGTTGGTGAGACGTGGAGTGCAACTGTCCAGAATGCTAAGCAGTATTCTAACCCAGATGGCTCAGAACTATCGATGGTTTTCCAATTTGAGCATATTTTACTGGATCAACAAGATGATGGAGAGAAGTGGGATCTTAAGTCGCTAAACTTAGTTGACTTGAAGCGTACATTAGCAAAATGGCAGACAGAGTTAGGTGATGAAGGCTGGAATAGTTTGTTCTGGAATAATCACGATACACCACGCATTGTCTCTAGATGGGGTAATGATAAGGAGTATCGTCAAGAAAGTGCTAAGTTATTTGCGATATTACTTCACTTGATGAAGGGAACGCCGTATATTTATCAAGGAGAAGAGATTGGGATGACTAATTATGAGATGGCGAGTTTGGATGATATATATGATATTGAATCGATCAATATGTATCATGAGCGTCTCGCAGCAGGTCACAGTGAAGCGGATATTTTGACGTCAATTAATGCCAAGGGACGCGATCATGCTCGAACACCGATGCAGTGGCGCGGTGATCAGGCGCATGCAGGCTTCACGGCAGGCCAACCGTGGATTCCAGTGAATGATAATTTTACTGAGATTAATGTCGCCCAGAATTTAGCCGAGGAGGACTCTGTTTTTGCCACATACCAGCAACTCATTCAGTACCGAAGAGATCATGATATTGTGGTAAAAGGGGACTTCCAGCTCCTTTACCCGGATCATCCAGCCGTTTTTGCTTACAAACGACAGTGGCAAGATAATGCATTTGTTGTTTTCGCGAATGTATCCGAAGAGGTACAAACCGTGGATGTTGCGGAATTATCATTGCATGATGTTATTATTAATAATTATGATGAAGTAACGGTGCGTGATGGTCAGTTAACACTTGAACCGTATCAAGCCATTGCAATAACAATTGATTAA
- a CDS encoding LacI family DNA-binding transcriptional regulator — protein MVTLSDVAKRANVSKMTVSRVINHPEQVTEELQNLVHNAMAELNYKPNRLAKALANQQTQMIKLYILEEMDVVEPYYMKLLTGIAKELDKHSYGLQLLTRDSRNFGQSDGYIICGMREDDFTEIDALEDPVVLFGANDHGYDCVDLDNTKSIETVCHYCLERGYEQLVFIQMAVDEPFARQREVGYKTVMAANDLTPHIIPLVNDSDISRQYINEHIDEFVPKTAFICATDRLAIGVLRALTDQDKCIPDDYGITGHDGIFLDRIAHPKLTTIKQPIIEMGEACARMLVQKIKRKEDHEKNMPETLYFSPNLIVGGTTK, from the coding sequence ATGGTAACATTATCAGATGTGGCAAAACGAGCCAATGTGAGTAAGATGACAGTCTCGCGGGTGATTAATCATCCTGAGCAAGTGACTGAAGAGTTGCAGAACTTAGTGCATAACGCCATGGCTGAGTTGAATTATAAACCGAATCGACTCGCTAAAGCTCTAGCAAATCAGCAAACACAAATGATTAAGCTCTATATTCTAGAAGAGATGGATGTGGTTGAGCCATATTATATGAAGCTGCTAACAGGAATCGCGAAAGAACTCGATAAACACTCGTATGGCTTGCAGTTGCTTACACGGGATAGTCGGAACTTCGGGCAGAGCGACGGGTATATTATCTGTGGGATGCGTGAGGATGACTTCACAGAGATAGATGCGTTAGAGGATCCAGTGGTATTGTTCGGAGCAAATGATCATGGATATGATTGTGTCGATTTGGATAATACGAAGAGTATTGAGACGGTTTGTCATTACTGTCTAGAACGGGGTTATGAGCAACTTGTCTTTATTCAGATGGCAGTAGATGAACCCTTTGCGCGTCAGCGAGAAGTTGGCTATAAGACAGTGATGGCGGCGAATGATCTCACCCCACATATTATTCCTTTAGTGAATGATTCTGATATCTCACGGCAATATATTAACGAACATATAGATGAATTTGTGCCGAAGACGGCTTTTATCTGTGCAACCGATCGATTGGCAATTGGGGTGCTTCGGGCCCTAACTGATCAAGATAAATGTATTCCTGATGATTACGGTATTACAGGACATGACGGTATTTTCTTAGATCGGATTGCGCATCCGAAGCTAACGACGATTAAGCAGCCCATTATTGAGATGGGAGAAGCTTGTGCCCGGATGTTGGTGCAAAAGATTAAGCGTAAAGAAGATCACGAAAAGAACATGCCGGAGACGCTATATTTCTCGCCAAATTTAATTGTTGGAGGAACGACGAAGTAA